In the Armatimonadota bacterium genome, TAGAACGTGCCCACCATGGGCGCGACGATGGGCACCAGGTGATCCTCGGCGGCCGGGCCGGTGGCGCCGGCGGGCGTGGCAGTGGGCGTGCCGGCGGTCGCCGCAACGGCCCCGGGGCTCGCTGCGCTGCCGGCCGCCCCGGCGTCGGCGTGCACCACCGGCTGGCCCGCACCGGTGCGCACGCGCACCTTGAGCGAGGGGATGGCCACCTCCAGTTCCGCCACGCCGCCCTCGGTGGCGATGCGCACCACCTCGCGGACCTGCTCGAAGTCGATGCGGTCGGTCATGGTCGCTCCTCATAATAGCCCATGCGCCGGTACTTGGCATACCGCCGGCGCACGAGCTCGTCGACCGGGAGGCCGTCCAGGGTCGCCAGGTGCCGGCGCACCGCGGCGCGCACCGCGTCGACCGCCCGCGCCGGGTCGGTGTGCGCGCCGCCCGGAGGTTCCGGGACGACCTCGTCCACGACCTCGAGGGCCAGCAGGTCCGCGGCCACCAGCCGCAGGGCACCGGCGGCCTCGCGCGCCCGGGTCGCGTCGTGCCAGAGGATGGCCGCGCAGCCTTCCGGCGGGATGACGGTGTAGATGGCGTGCTCGAGCATCAGCACCGCATCGCCCACGGCGATGGCCAGCGCGCCGCCGCTGCCGCCCTCGCCCGTGACCGTCACCACGATGGGCACCCGCAGCCGGGTCATCTCCATGATGTTGCGCGCGATGGCCTCGGCCTGGCCACGCTCTTCGGCGGCATCGCCCGGGTACGCCGCCGGCGTGTCGACGAAGCTCAGGACCGGGTACCCGAACTTCTCGGCGAGCTTCATCACCCGCAGGGCCTTGCGGTAGCCCTCGGGGTAGGGCATGCCGAAGTTGTGGGCCAGGTTCTCCCGGGTGTCGCGGCCCTTGTGCGGCGCGATGGCCGCCACCGGGCGCCCCTCGAACCAGCCGAGGCCGCAGACAAGCGCCGGGTCGTCCCGGAACGCGCGGTCGCCGTGCAGTTCGGTGAAGTCGTCGAC is a window encoding:
- the accB gene encoding acetyl-CoA carboxylase biotin carboxyl carrier protein, translating into MTDRIDFEQVREVVRIATEGGVAELEVAIPSLKVRVRTGAGQPVVHADAGAAGSAASPGAVAATAGTPTATPAGATGPAAEDHLVPIVAPMVGTFYRAPAPDAPPFVKEGDHVTPGQVVCIIEAMKLFNEIQAEVGGRLARVLVDNASPVEYGQPLFLIEPALEPTARGR
- a CDS encoding acetyl-CoA carboxylase carboxyltransferase subunit alpha, producing the protein MGEVTRELAQHRQRAAQTGPPAPDLVEALEARAAALREELAALRTPWQAVALARHPQRPKAHEFLAALVDDFTELHGDRAFRDDPALVCGLGWFEGRPVAAIAPHKGRDTRENLAHNFGMPYPEGYRKALRVMKLAEKFGYPVLSFVDTPAAYPGDAAEERGQAEAIARNIMEMTRLRVPIVVTVTGEGGSGGALAIAVGDAVLMLEHAIYTVIPPEGCAAILWHDATRAREAAGALRLVAADLLALEVVDEVVPEPPGGAHTDPARAVDAVRAAVRRHLATLDGLPVDELVRRRYAKYRRMGYYEERP